In one Bos mutus isolate GX-2022 chromosome 19, NWIPB_WYAK_1.1, whole genome shotgun sequence genomic region, the following are encoded:
- the CFAP97D1 gene encoding sperm axonemal maintenance protein CFAP97D1 yields the protein MNNSLDYLAYPVIVSNHRQSTSFRKKLDFGHYAFHKNRIQIVKPTVDTKPPAAHTHHILKLSKLQGEQKRIDKIEYENKQLCQKIANAHRGPAKVDCWNEYFSKSLNRETRNRELVRITVENQGILKRLGDRKPHYDRKSSELDWQNSRRYIRNTTRYLLSRDK from the exons ATGAACAATTCCCTGGATTATCTGGCCTACCCTGTAATTGTCTCTAATCATAGACAGAGCACATCCTTCAGGAAGAAGCTGGACTTTGGCCACTATGCATTTCATAAGAATAGAATACAAATAG tgAAGCCTACTGTTGATACCAAACCTCCAGCAGCGCACACACATCACATCTTAAAATTGAGCAAACTGCAG GGTGAACAAAAGAGAATCGACAAAATTGAATACGAAAACAAGCAACTGTGTCAAAAAATCGCCAATGCCCACCGAGGCCCCGCCAAGGTGGATTGCTGGAACGAATATTTTTCCAAGAG cttaaaCAGAGAAACAAGGAACCGGGAGCTAGTGAGAATCACTGTGGAAAACCAGGGCATTCTGAAGAGGCTTGGTGATCGCAAACCACACTATGACCGCAAGTCGTCGGAGTTAGATTGGCAG aattCAAGACGCTATATCAGAAATACAACCAGATATCTTCTCTCCCGAGATAAATAG